A stretch of Limanda limanda chromosome 7, fLimLim1.1, whole genome shotgun sequence DNA encodes these proteins:
- the cd63 gene encoding CD63 antigen, with product MGVEGGMKFVKFLLFFFNFIFWLCGLALIVVGILVQVAMHDTPMIHDATASGGPIVVIIVGVVIFFIAFFGCCGAWKENYCMVTMFAILLCLIIIVEIAAAIAGYVFRNKLSEVVQDSLTEMIDRYNNGTDEFRKSVDKLQEDLKCCGVNSSSDWRNFKPAGNSVPDSCCVNVSTNCGAGAMMDPVKVHQAGCHDAVVDVLKENILWVIVAALVIAGLQILGLVFACLMMKGIRSGYEVM from the exons TTATGCGGCCTAGCACTGATCGTGGTGGGGATCCTGGTCCAGGTGGCTATGCACGACACGCCCATGATCCATGATGCGACCGCCTCCGGAGGTCCCATCGTCGTCATCATCGTCGGTGTGGTGATCTTCTTCATCGCCTTCTTCGGCTGCTGTGGAGCCTGGAAAGAAAACTACTGCATGGTTACAATG tttGCCATCCTTCTCTGCCTGATCATCATTGTTGAGATTGCCGCAGCAATCGCTGGATACGTCTTCAGGAACAAG ctctcagAGGTCGTCCAGGATAGCCTGACTGAAATGATTGACAGATACAACAACGGCACAGACGAATTCAGAAAGAGCGTGGATAAACTGCAGGAGGAT TTGAAATGCTGCGGTGTGAACAGCTCCTCTGACTGGAGGAACTTCAAACCTGCAGGAAACTCTGTGCCGGACTCGTGCTGTGTGAATGTCAGCACAAACTGTGGAGCTGGGGCCATGATGGACCCTGTCAAAGTTCACCAGGCG GGTTGTCATGACGCTGTGGTGGATGTCCTGAAGGAAAACATCCTCTGGGTGATAGTTGCAGCTCTTGTAATTGCTGGCTTGCAG ATACTGGGCCTTGTCTTCGCCTGCTTAATGATGAAAGGCATCCGCAGCGGCTACGAAGTCATGTGA